Within Paenibacillus sp. RUD330, the genomic segment CGGAGGGGTCGATGATCGTCAAGCGCGGAGGCAAGTATTACATGACCTACACAGGCAACCATGTGTTCAGCCGCGGCTATCGCGTCAACTACGCCGTCTCCGACGAATCGCCGGCCGGTCCGTACCGGATTCCGGACAACAACCCGATCCTGCTGTCCACAGAGGAGGGGTTCAACGGCCTCGGCCACAGCTCCACCGTGCTTGGGCCCGATCTCGATTCCTACTACATCTTCTATCACAATCTGGAGGGCCGTTCGGCGGAGGGGCCTCCCGTCCGCCATCTCAATATGGACCGGCTCGCCTTCAGCGGCGACAAGATGAGCGTGCTGGGCCTGACCTGGGGCATTCCGGCGGAAGCTCCCAAGCCGCCCGTGTTTCATGACCGTCCCGGCTCGTCTCCATCGCCCGACAAGTGGGAGCAGGCAGCCATGCCTGCTTCCGGAAGCGGCCGATCCTGGGTAAGCAGGCAGAGCACGGACAACCGCTATACGGCCGAGTTCAATGTCGTTGTCCAGCCGGACGGCAAGGAGAAGGGCGGCGAGGCTGCTCTGGAAATGCTGCTCTCCTACCGGGACGGGCGCGACAGCCGCGTCCTGCGTGTAGACGGCCGGCAGAAAAAGCTGGTCATGGCGGAGCAGGCGGGCGGAGCGGAAAAGGCCGTCTTCTCGGCCGATCTGCCTCAGGGGACGGAACTGAACGTCCTCCACGCGCTGCGTGCCGAATCGGATGGCGACGGGACGAGAATTTATTGGGACGGCCTGCTGCTTGCCGACGTGAAGGCGTGGACGGGCGTGTCCGGAAAGATCGGATACCGGTGGCCGCAAGGCGCCGGTCCGGCGCTGTCCTATACCGCCTTCTCGAACGAAGCGGGGGGCAGCAGCGACCGAAGCGCGGTCAAGCCTGTGCCCGGGACGCTGGAGGCAGCCCATGCCGCCGGCAATCCTTCCTCCCCGCTCAAGGCCGGCACGGCCGGCACGCCGGACGGGAGTCTGGCCGCGGAGCTGGGCAGGAACGGGGAGCTGGCCTTTCCCGTTCAGGTGAAGAAGGACGGCCGCTACCGGATCGCCGTCATGGCGGAGCGCGGCTCGGAAGGAGCCGCTCTGGAGGTGGAGGCCTCGGGCCGGAAGCTCAAGGCGGAGCTTGACGCCGCCCTGTTCTCCTCGGAGTCGGAGTGGACGAAGGTGCCGCTCGGAGAGCTGGAGCTGAAGGGCGGACTGCAGTGGCTGGCCGTCAAGCAGACGTCTGCCGGGGTTTCCCGCATCCGGTACATCGAGGTGCTGGAGTCGGCGGAGGCGGGCGGTTCGGCGCAGGCCGAGCTGGAGAAGCAGGAGCTCTTCGGGGGCTGGGAGCAGAGCGGGGCCGGCAGCCGGATCGCGGAAGCCGGCCGCGACAGCAAGCTGTTCGCGGGCGATGTCCGGTGGGGCGATTACGAGGTCGGTTTCCGGCTGCAGGCGGACGGAGAGGATGCGGGAGAGGCGGCCGTGCTGCTGCGGACGAGCCGTGAATCGGACTATCCGGCTCAGGTGGCGGACTCGTTCATCGGGTATCAGCTTCTGTTCCGCAGCGGCAGGATCATTCTCGAGAAGATCGTGTACGAGCGGAAGGAAGAGCTCGATTCGGCGCTGCTGGAGCTGCGGCCCGGCCAGCCGTCCGAAGTATCCGTGAAGCTGGAAGGCGGCCGGATAAGGGTATTCCGGGAAGACGGGGAGCCGCTTCTGGATGTGCTGGACCCCGATGCGATCCTGCAGGGAAGAATCGGCTTTCGCTCCTCGTCCCGGGACTGGATCATTTCCGGTCTTGAAGTGCGGCCGGTCGGCCATGAATGACAGAGAACGCTGCGACCAGGCGCGTTAATGGAACGGGAGAGAAGACAGATGACAACGAAAAGATACATCAAGGACTATCCGAGGCCGCAGTTCGTGCGGGACGAATGGATCAATCTGAACGGAGCCTGGCAGTTCGGCTTCGACGACGGCAACGAAGGAGAGCGGCTGGGCTGGCCGGAGCGTTTCGGCGGAGATCGGACAATTCAAGTGCCCTTCACCTACGAGACCAAGGCGAGCGGCATCGGCGACGAGTCCCATCATGCCTATGTCTGGTACAGCCGCGAGCTGGACGTTCCCGCCGAGGCGGAGGGCAAGCTGGCCCTGCTCCACTTCCAGGCGGTGGATTACAAGGCCAAGCTGTGGATCAACGGAAGTTATGTCGGAATCCATCAAGGCGGTTACGCAGAGTTCCATTTCGATATCGCCCCTTACCTGAAATACGGACAGGGCAACATCATCACCTTGAAGGCGGAGGACAGCCTCGACGCGGCCCAGCCGCGCGGCAAGCAGCGCTGGGTGAAGGACAGCTTCGAATGCTTCTATGTCCAGACGACCGGCATCTGGCAGACGGTCTGGCTGGAATATGTGGAGCCGTCCTATGTGGAGGCCGTCAAGATGACGCCGGATCTGGACGCGCGGTCCATCCGGTTCGAATATCAGGTGCAAGGGGCCGGAGCGGCGGACGATATCCGCCTCGAGACGCTCGTCAGCCTGAAAGGGAAGCCGGTCAAGCAGGTGAGCCTCGCCATCGACCGTCCGTGGCTGCAGCTGGATGTCGACCTTGTCCATGAAGCCAACGGCCCGTGGAAGCACTGCCACTGGTCGCCGGCGCATCCGAATCTGTATGACGTCGAGTTCATCCTGTACAAAAACGGCGCCGAGGTCGACCATGTATACGCCTATTTCGGCATGAGGAAAATATCGATCGAGAAGGATCGCGTCCTGCT encodes:
- a CDS encoding glycoside hydrolase family 43 protein; translated protein: MDMNPAARSTVQMGASYQNPMTLPQEWEDYGIGDPYVLRHDGQYYLYCSTKDGRIGVKAWSSADLANWTYEGLVAEEPLTEGAYAPEVVYWNGFFYMYTSPAGKGHYVLRSDKPTGPFLAQTGNLGLTIDGSVFIDDDGSWTFTHAEFGGIMAAPMSDPYTIGTGEKLGASLGHWTEGSMIVKRGGKYYMTYTGNHVFSRGYRVNYAVSDESPAGPYRIPDNNPILLSTEEGFNGLGHSSTVLGPDLDSYYIFYHNLEGRSAEGPPVRHLNMDRLAFSGDKMSVLGLTWGIPAEAPKPPVFHDRPGSSPSPDKWEQAAMPASGSGRSWVSRQSTDNRYTAEFNVVVQPDGKEKGGEAALEMLLSYRDGRDSRVLRVDGRQKKLVMAEQAGGAEKAVFSADLPQGTELNVLHALRAESDGDGTRIYWDGLLLADVKAWTGVSGKIGYRWPQGAGPALSYTAFSNEAGGSSDRSAVKPVPGTLEAAHAAGNPSSPLKAGTAGTPDGSLAAELGRNGELAFPVQVKKDGRYRIAVMAERGSEGAALEVEASGRKLKAELDAALFSSESEWTKVPLGELELKGGLQWLAVKQTSAGVSRIRYIEVLESAEAGGSAQAELEKQELFGGWEQSGAGSRIAEAGRDSKLFAGDVRWGDYEVGFRLQADGEDAGEAAVLLRTSRESDYPAQVADSFIGYQLLFRSGRIILEKIVYERKEELDSALLELRPGQPSEVSVKLEGGRIRVFREDGEPLLDVLDPDAILQGRIGFRSSSRDWIISGLEVRPVGHE
- a CDS encoding glycoside hydrolase family 2; this encodes MTTKRYIKDYPRPQFVRDEWINLNGAWQFGFDDGNEGERLGWPERFGGDRTIQVPFTYETKASGIGDESHHAYVWYSRELDVPAEAEGKLALLHFQAVDYKAKLWINGSYVGIHQGGYAEFHFDIAPYLKYGQGNIITLKAEDSLDAAQPRGKQRWVKDSFECFYVQTTGIWQTVWLEYVEPSYVEAVKMTPDLDARSIRFEYQVQGAGAADDIRLETLVSLKGKPVKQVSLAIDRPWLQLDVDLVHEANGPWKHCHWSPAHPNLYDVEFILYKNGAEVDHVYAYFGMRKISIEKDRVLLNNAPIYQKLILDQGYWPDTHLTPPSEEAILEDIDKLLEMGYNGVRKHMKVEDARFLYWCDVKGVLVWSEMAATFEFNDRAVERFTREWMEVVRQQYNHPSIVTWVPFNESWGVMNIAKDVRQQKFTEAIYHLTKAFDPNRPVVSNDGWEHTVSDILTLHDYVESGEEFRRRYAGKDEITGNMRSFNHWKYAFADSYAYKGQPVIVSEFGGIAFKSEEGWGYGNQVGSEESFLERFRSIHEAIQQTEYISGYCYTQITDVQQEVNGLLTEDRKPKIPLEKIREINSF